The Raphanus sativus cultivar WK10039 chromosome 2, ASM80110v3, whole genome shotgun sequence genome includes a region encoding these proteins:
- the LOC108842435 gene encoding acyl carrier protein 4, chloroplastic, whose translation MASLSATSLSFKAPSIQSTRIYQVLRKPSSFQSISFGRFQSSKSLRLQISCAAKPETVQKVSDIVKEQLALSADTALTAESKFSALGADSLDTVEIVMALEEKFNISVEEADAQNITTIQEAADLIEDLVQKKPAA comes from the exons atggcttctttgtcAGCAACTTCTCTAAGCTTCAAAGCTCCCTCCATACAATCGACCAGAATCTACCAG GTGTTGAGGAAACCCTCGAGTTTTCAGTCTATCTCATTTGGTCGTTTCCAGTCTTCAAAGAGCCTTCGTCTTCAAATCAGTTGCGCT GCAAAACCAGAGACAGTGCAGAAAGTGAGTGACATTGTAAAGGAACAGTTGGCTTTGTCTGCTGACACTGCGCTCACTGCTGAGTCCAAGTTCTCTGCTCTTGGCGCCGATTCTCTTGACACA GTGGAGATAGTGATGGCATTGGAGGAAAAGTTTAACATAAGTGTGGAGGAAGCTGATGCTCAGAACATTACGACGATTCAAGAGGCGGCTGATTTGATTGAGGATCTTGTTCAGAAGAAACCTGCGGCCTAA
- the LOC108841544 gene encoding CASP-like protein 1F1, producing MGDNGGKRTPSMNLAVQLSMRVLAIGTALASMGLMITNREVASVYGIAFEAKYSDSSAFRYLVYADIAISAVTLFTLVWACLAVRRGGLVFALFFFDLLATLTAMSAFSAATSEGYIGKYGNTHAGWLPICGYVHGYCNRGTLSLAFSFASFLLLFILTVLSASAARHH from the exons ATGGGAGACAATGGAGGGAAAAGAACGCCGTCAATGAATCTTGCGGTTCAATTGTCGATGAGAGTGTTAGCCATTGGCACAGCATTGGCCTCAATGGGGCTCATGATTACTAACCGTGAAGTTGCCTCTGTTTATGGCATTGCTTTTGAGGCTAAATACAGCGACTCATCAGCCTTTAG GTATTTGGTGTACGCGGATATAGCTATCTCCGCCGTGACATTGTTCACGCTCGTTTGGGCATGTTTAGCTGTCCGTAGAGGAGGGCTTGTTTTTGCactcttcttctttgatttg CTGGCGACGTTGACGGCCATGTCAGCTTTCTCTGCTGCCACGTCGGAGGGTTACATTGGAAAGTACGGTAACACACACGCCGGTTGGCTTCCGATCTGCGGATATGTACATGGTTACTGCAATCGTGGGACTCTCTCACTCGCTTTTTCCTTTGCCTCTTTTCTCCTCTTGTTCATCCTTACTGTCCTAAGTGCCTCCGCTGCTCGTCATCACTGA
- the LOC108842438 gene encoding chromophore lyase CRL, chloroplastic, translating to MGNGSGSDPESSSSGWSRAPGLVVKTLFLIGGAVLLKRLTKSTTRWDHSHVVSRSLSGEKFSKEQASRDPDNYFNIRMMSCPAAEMVDGSQVLYLEQAFWRTPQKPFRQRLYMVKPCPKELKCDVEVSSYAIRDAEEYKNFCDRPKDQRPLPEEVIGDIGEHLTTIQLSCCDRGKRCLYEGSAPPGGFPNSWNGASYCTSDLTVLKNNEIHLWDRGFDDDGNQVWGPKEGPYEFKPAPSSSSINNDVFSPLNIFPQSTLDKPIKGSFILQE from the exons ATGGGTAACGGGTCAGGTTCGGATCCGGAGTCGAGTTCGTCTGGGTGGAGCAGGGCTCCTGGTCTGGTAGTGAAGACGCTGTTTCTAATCGGCGGCGCCGTTCTCCTGAAGCGTCTCACGAAATCCACCACTCGCTGGGACCACTCTCACGTCGTCTCTCGCTCTCTCAGCGGCGAGAAG TTTTCTAAGGAGCAAGCATCAAGGGATCCTGATAATTACTTCAACATAAG AATGATGAGCTGCCCAGCAGCTGAGATGGTGGATGGTTCGCAGGTTTTGTATCTTGAACAG GCATTTTGGAGAACTCCTCAAAAACCCTTTCGGCAA AGATTGTATATGGTTAAGCCTTGCCCAAAGGAACTGAAATGTGATGTAGAG GTGAGCTCATATGCAATCAGAGATGCTGAGGAGTACAAAAATTTCTGTGACCGCCCAAAAGACCAACGCCCACTTCCCGAAGAAGTAATTGGT GACATAGGAGAGCATTTAACAACCATACAACTTAGCTGTTGCGACCGCGGAAAGCGTTGCTTGTATGAAGGATCAGCTCCACCTGGTGGTTTCCCAAATTCGTGG AATGGTGCAAGCTATTGTACATCTGATCTTACAGTCCTGAAAAACAATGAGATACATCTCTGGGATCGCGGGTTCGATGATGATGGAAACCAG GTGTGGGGACCAAAGGAAGGCCCGTACGAGTTCAAACCAGCGCCATCATCGTCAAGCATTAACAACGATGTGTTCTCTCCTTTGAATATATTTCCTCAATCTACACTTGATAAACCAATCAAAGGTTCCTTCATTTTGCAAGAGTAG
- the LOC108842436 gene encoding coiled-coil domain-containing protein SCD2: protein MARRRWEASDSVGSANSSPAMSPSHRMNNTGGGGGISGRSTLRKQNAAELLAKVMEKRDCDYDDNDDEDLYQVHLPPLSQGRRRDDKRIGKGTVRGKPAPAARPVLVPARFDDESDGDDEPVKIPEKNVRVPAVKPALLPPKFDDESDGDEIAADSPWNPVNNASSQKEAPEVKPIALPPPKFDDELDGEEITTSVFQADQVEIPRKNNASPALRVRVPAYSRRNPMEDSEHNGDGKVNVHFDVPTKQSEAQLKYKKSFRFRPADILAPNQEEDDREASALRDELDMLQEENDNILHKLHCAEERREAAEARARELEKQIGSLGEGANFDVKLLKRKEAALRHREAALRAAEQKRDGRDKETDAFCAELQSLKEETEKAVEQLQNAQAETKSLRTMIHRTILTHEEMEEVVLKRCWLARYWELAVQHGIYKDIAPSRHEHWSALAPLPSEVVISAAQKPEDAWQTDGSDRTWSKVVSKFSDANGDGNIESMLAVETGLREIASLKVEDAIMLVFAGFRQKHVVRQSDTDPRVQGEPKFAEAFELSHDEKQDILFKEAWLMYYWKRAKIHSVESDIAEDRLKFWISRIAEQPTSHDAVDVERGMRELRKLGIEQQLWEASRAQLTDSTFLPSLSVSDYCDE from the exons ATGGCTCGGAGGCGGTGGGAGGCGTCCGATAGTGTCGGCTCCGCTAATTCTTCACCTGCAATGTCTCCATCTCATCGTATGAACAAcaccggaggaggaggaggaatcTCTGGAAGAAGCACTCTCCGGAAGCAAAACGCCGCCGAGCTACTCGCCAAAGTCATGGAGAAGCGTGATTGTGATTACGACGACAACGATGACGAAGATCTGTACCAGGTGCATCTTCCGCCTCTCTCTCAGGGGCGAAGACGAGATGATAAGCGGATCGGCAAGGGAACCGTCAGAGGTAAACCGGCTCCGGCGGCGAGACCGGTTTTAGTCCCAGCTAGGTTTGACGATGAATCCGACGGTGATGATGAACCGGTGAAGATTCCTGAGAAGAACGTTAGAGTTCCGGCGGTTAAACCCGCCCTACTCCCGCCTAAGTTTGACGATGAATCCGACGGGGACGAAATCGCAGCCGATTCGCCGTGGAATCCAGTTAATAATGCTAGTAGTCAGAAAGAAGCTCCGGAGGTGAAGCCGATCGCGTTACCTCCGCCTAAGTTTGACGATGAACTCGACGGAGAGGAGATCACAACCAGTGTGTTCCAGGCCGATCAAGTAGAGATTCCTCGAAAGAACAACGCTAGTCCTGCGCTCAGGGTTAGAGTTCCGGCGTATTCGCGTCGGAATCCGATGGAGGATTCTGAGCACAACGGAGACGGGAAAGTCAATGTTCACTTTGACGTGCCGACGAAACAATCCGAGGCTCAGTTAAAGTATAAGAAAAg TTTCAGGTTTCGCCCTGCAGATATTTTAGCACCGAATCAGGAGGAAGATGATCGAGAAGCCTCGGCCTTGCGTGATGAA CTTGATATGCTTCAAGAAGAAAATGATAATATACTCCAtaag CTTCATTGCGCTGAAGAAAGACGCGAAGCAGCAGAAGCAAGGGCTAGGGAGCTAGAGAAACAG ATTGGGTCTCTGGGTGAAGGTGCAAATTTTGACGTCAAGCTCTTAAAGAG GAAAGAAGCAGCATTGCGTCATAGAGAG GCAGCATTAAGGGCTGCTGAACAGAAAAGAGATGGAAGAGACAAGGAAACTGATGCCTTTTGTGCAGAACTTCAG AGCTTGAAAGAGGAAACAGAGAAGGCCGTGGAACAGCTCCAGAACGCTCAAGCTGAAACAAAGTCTCTTCGGACAATGATACATAGAACGATTTTGACTCATGAAGAAATG GAGGAAGTTGTTCTAAAGAGATGCTGGCTTGCTCGCTACTGGGAACTAGCTGTTCAACACG GAATATATAAGGATATAGCTCCATCAAGACATGAACATTGGTCAGCTTTAGCTCCTCTTCCTTCTGAAGTTGTCATTTCCGCGGCCCAAAAGCCTGAAGACGCCTGGCAGACAG ATGGTAGCGATCGCACTTGGAGCAAAGTCGTTAGTAAATTCAGCGATGCAAATGGAGACGGAAACATAGAGAGTATGCTTGCTGTTGAAACGGGTTTGCGTGAGATAGCATCCTTGAAG GTCGAGGATGCTATAATGCTTGTATTTGCCGGGTTCAGACAAAAACATGTGGTCCGACAATCCGACACTg ATCCCAGGGTGCAAGGGGAACCTAAGTTTGCTGAAGCATTTG AGTTGAGTCACGATGAGAAACAGGATATTCTGTTTAAAGAG GCATGGCTGATGTACTACTGGAAAAGAGCTAAAATTCACAGCGTGGAGAGTGATATCGCGGAAGACCGTCTTAAGTTCTGGATCAGCCGTATTGCAGAACAGCCAACATCACATGATGCAGTTGATG TCGAAAGAGGTATGAGGGAGCTAAGGAAACTTGGAATAGAACAACAATTGTGGGAAGCCTCTCGTGCACAACTCACTGACTCGActtttcttccttctctttccGTTTCTGACTACTGTGACGAGTGA
- the LOC108842437 gene encoding magnesium protoporphyrin IX methyltransferase, chloroplastic gives MPISPSLLSSSSSVSQLLPRLPNSARFNAPASRSRAVTVVAASVTDLSSVDSTTIAVLGGGSVAALATIVSLTDPERRRKLQAEEVGGGDKEVVREYFNSTGFERWRKIYGETDEVNRVQKDIRIGHAKTVEKTMLMLTEEGSLAGVTVCDAGCGTGLLSIPLAKEGAIVSASDISAAMVAEAEMKAKQQLSSENLPRFEVNDLESLSGKYNTVVCLDVLIHYPQNKADGMIAHLASLAEKRVILSFAPKTFYYDILKRIGELFPGPSKATRAYLHSEADVENALRKVGWRISKRGLITTQFYFSRLIEAVPM, from the exons ATGCCGATTTCTCCTTCCTTGTTGTCATCCTCTTCCTCAGTCTCTCAGCTCCTCCCTAGACTCCCAAACTCCGCCAGGTTCAATGCACCCGCTTCACGTAGCAGAGCCGTCACCGTCGTGGCAGCATCCGTCACCGACCTATCCAGCGTGGACAGCACGACCATCGCCGTGCTGGGAGGAGGATCAGTCGCAGCTCTGGCGACGATCGTCTCCCTAACGGATCCGGAGAGGAGGCGGAAGCTGCAGGCGGAGGAAGTCGGAGGAGGAGACAAGGAGGTGGTGAGGGAGTACTTCAACAGCACGGGGTTCGAGCGGTGGAGGAAGATCTACGGCGAGACCGACGAAGTGAACCGCGTCCAGAAGGATATACGGATCGGCCACGCCAAAACCGTCGAGAAGACGATGCTCATGCTGACGGAAGAAGGTTCGTTAGCCGGCGTAACGGTCTGCGACGCTGGTTGCGGAACAGGTCTGCTCTCGATTCCGCTCGCTAAGGAAGGTGCGATCGTCTCCGCTAGCGATATCTCTGCAGCTATGGTCGCCGAAGCTGAGATGAAG GCAAAGCAGCAGTTATCATCAGAGAATCTACCGAGATTTGAAGTGAATGATTTAGAGAGCCTGAGTGGGAAGTATAACACTGTTGTCTGCCTAGACGTGCTCATACATTACCCTCAGAACAAAGCTGACGGGATGATCGCACACCTCGCTTCGTTAGCTGAGAAGAGAGTGATTCTGAGCTTCGCACCGAAGACGTTCTATTACGATATCTTGAAGAGGATCGGAGAGCTTTTCCCAGGTCCTTCAAAGGCTACAAGGGCGTATCTACACTCAGAGGCGGATGTTGAAAACGCATTGCGTAAGGTCGGGTGGAGAATCAGCAAGAGAGGACTCATTACCACCCAGTTCTACTTCTCTAGGCTTATCGAAGCAGTTCCAATGTAG